The Bacillus zhangzhouensis region GCTGCAATCGTTTTAAGAGAATCAGAGCTTTCTGGAGAGAGTCTCCTTCATGCCATTGATGAAATTGCTGGTAATGAAGAAAAATTAAACGAAATGAGCCGTTTAACAAAAGAACTTGGAGTACCAGATGCGGCTGGACGTTTATATAATGTATTAAAAGAAATGACGACTACATGATGGAATGATATTAGGTAAGGCGGAGGGTAATATGGAGAACTTGAAGAATGAATTATTAGAAGCGCAAGTCGGTAAAGTGCTTGAAAATGAGCCGCTTGCAAATCATACGACAATGAAAATAGGCGGACCGGCAGATTTATTGATCGTTCCTAAAGATATCGCTGCAGTTAAAACGATCATGGATCAGATAAAAAAACACCATGCGAATTGGACGGTTATTGGGAGAGGATCGAATTTACTCGTACTTGATAAGGGAATACGTGGTGTCGTCCTGAAGTTAGGCGCTGGACTTGATCACCTAACTGTAAATGATGAAGAAATTACAGTTGGCGGCGGCTATTCTGTTGTAAGGCTTGCAACGTTTCTTAGTAAGCAAGGTCTTTCAGGGCTGGAATTTGCAGCTGGTATTCCAGGGTCTATTGGCGGCGCTGTTTATATGAACGCAGGTGCGCACGGATCTGATATCAGTAAGATTCTTGTGAAAGCGAGAATCTTATTTGAAGATGGAAGCATCGAGTGGCTAACAAATGAGCAGATGAACTTTAGCTATCGAACGTCCGTTCTTCAAAAGGAACGACCAGGCATTGTTCTCGAGGCCGTGTTTAAGCTCAAACAGGATGATCGGGAGAAAATCACAAAGAAAATGCAGCAAAATAAAGACTATCGTAAGGAAACACAGCCTTATAATCGACCATGTGCCGGAAGTATTTTTCGAAATCCGCTGCCTGAATATGCAGGAGAGCTTGTAGAAAAAGCGAATTTAAAAGGGTACCAAATTGGCGGAGCTAGAATCTCTGATATGCATGGCAACTTTATAGTGAACGCTGGTGGCGCTACTGCTCAAGACGTGCTGGACTTAATACAGTACATCCAAAAGAAAATTAAAGATGACTACAATGTAGATATGCATACAGAAGTCGAAATTATCGGTGAAGCAAATTAAAAGCTAGTTTTTATGAATGATGGCATCACAGGAAAACAAACGGCATGAGAGAATGCCGTTTGTTTTCTCATCAAAATGATGACCCAAAGGTGTGGACAAGCAGCTTTGAATGGGGTGAAGAATATATATGCGGCCTGATCATGAAAATGAAAAGATCGTCAATATAGAAGAACGAATTCCTAAAATTAAAGAACAAAGGAAGCAGAAAGCGAATCGGAGACTAATCTCTTTTATTCTACTGTTTTTTATCATGGTTTTAATCATTATTTATTTGCAGACACCAATCAGTAAGATTTCTTCTTTAACTATTACGGGTAACGAGCATGTTCCTGCAAAACAGCTTGTGAAGCTTTCGCAAATTAAAGAAGGCGAAACAGAGTTTTGGAATTTAAATAAAGATTTAACAGCAGATCATATTAAGCAAAACAAACTGATTAAAAGTGTCAGTATCAAAAAACATTTTCCAAATAAGGTTAGTATTGCTGTCAAAGAATATGCCAATATTGCGTATCTTCAAAAGGGAAATCTATACTATGAGCTTCTTGAAAATGGGACAGCATTACCAGAAGAAGTCACACCAAGTCATGCAGGACCTATTTTTGTTAATTGGGACAATAAAGAGAAGCTGAAGCAAACTGTTAA contains the following coding sequences:
- a CDS encoding cell division protein FtsQ/DivIB — its product is MRPDHENEKIVNIEERIPKIKEQRKQKANRRLISFILLFFIMVLIIIYLQTPISKISSLTITGNEHVPAKQLVKLSQIKEGETEFWNLNKDLTADHIKQNKLIKSVSIKKHFPNKVSIAVKEYANIAYLQKGNLYYELLENGTALPEEVTPSHAGPIFVNWDNKEKLKQTVKSLNKLPASIQELISEIYYVPTSSNQWLVKFYMNDGNNVIASIKTFANKMRTYPAIVKELSPSEKGTIHMEVATYFEAFKSKKKEDER
- the murB gene encoding UDP-N-acetylmuramate dehydrogenase; translation: MENLKNELLEAQVGKVLENEPLANHTTMKIGGPADLLIVPKDIAAVKTIMDQIKKHHANWTVIGRGSNLLVLDKGIRGVVLKLGAGLDHLTVNDEEITVGGGYSVVRLATFLSKQGLSGLEFAAGIPGSIGGAVYMNAGAHGSDISKILVKARILFEDGSIEWLTNEQMNFSYRTSVLQKERPGIVLEAVFKLKQDDREKITKKMQQNKDYRKETQPYNRPCAGSIFRNPLPEYAGELVEKANLKGYQIGGARISDMHGNFIVNAGGATAQDVLDLIQYIQKKIKDDYNVDMHTEVEIIGEAN